From Spea bombifrons isolate aSpeBom1 chromosome 6, aSpeBom1.2.pri, whole genome shotgun sequence, a single genomic window includes:
- the LOC128500381 gene encoding calcium-activated chloride channel regulator 1-like, with protein sequence MALKKFCVIILAFELFSASQCSMVKINNGGYEDIVIAINPRIPEDIEVIEKIKDMVREATHYLFDATKKRLFIKSVKILIPFTWTASPNYIKSQTETYNEADVVIETPHLKYGDDPYTLQYGKCGEPGQYIHFTPNFLKDDKMIDVYGPRGRVFVHEWAHFRWGVYDEYSTETPYYIARNGKVEATRCSTDIVGVNMKIPSQCAGNSCKPDFCLFNSSTGLYEDECFFLPDKDQFVSDSLMYLQALPSVSQFCDKTSHNTEAPNLQNSVCGYRSTWEVVKNSVDIKSTAPLNNFIVPEPSFTLLQHKERVITLVLDVSGSMGSNSRSERLYQAAEVFIIQIIENNASVGLVEFSSSASILSHLVKITGEKERLNLKARIPKKASGGTNVCQGIRSGIQVNERFDGSAAGTELVLLSDGEDNYDTNLCVSEILSKGIILHFIALGPQASEALNYTVQKTGGLYFSASDRLDANGLIDAFSSLVSRNGDTTQQAIQLESRGLNLANSNCLNGTVFIDSTVGNDTFFLVTWQSAVPAITLQDPTGRVYKETHFSTDQASKSSRLQIPGTAERGPWIYSLCNKLSTTQSIGITVNSKAADERIPPVTVKAHMDKDINNDGNPMVVYASVSQGLLPVKGAKVTAIIESATGNLETIELLDNGAGADIVKDDGIYTRYFTTFAVKGRYSLKVRVESGKKSRLVLPKNRALYIPGYVENGTIHVNPSKPEINDEDLNLGEFSRTASGGSFLVNNVVSGSQDIYKPEKITDLKAKIEGSAVVLSWTATGDDLDKGNAALYDLRMDTDPIELRDNFNTTVQVNISSLKPQLSGSAETFTFVPQNVVIENGIVLYFAIVAIDKVSHRSDISNIAQAALVIPTTTPAPTTTPAPTTTTPTKTSLAPITSSSNNSGKLNITHLTLIVCSAVIIICVIISITICIVSRHKKPRKPEMKL encoded by the exons ATGGCACTAAAAAAGTTCTGTGTAATAATATTAGCATTTGAATTATTCTCAGCCTCTCAGTGTTCCATGGTCAAGATTAATAATGGAGGATATGAAGATATTGTTATTGCAATTAACCCAAGGATACCTGAAGATATAGAAGTGattgaaaaaataaag GATATGGTGAGAGAAGCTACGCATTACTTATTTGATGCTACAAAGAAAAGACTTTTCATAAAGAGCGTGAAGATCTTAATTCCTTTTACCTGGACAGCATCACCTAATTACATAAAATCCCAGACAGAAACATATAACGAG gCTGATGTTGTCATTGAAACTCCTCACCTCAAGTATGGAGATGACCCATATACTCTTCAATATGGGAAGTGTGGGGAACCAGgacaatatattcattttacccCTAACTTCTTGAAGGATGACAAAATGATTGATGTATATGGGCCTCgag GTAGAGTGTTTGTTCATGAATGGGCTCATTTTCGATGGGGGGTGTATGACGAGTACAGCACAGAGACACCGTATTACATTGCTAGGAATGGTAAAGTAGAAGCTACAAG GTGCTCGACTGACATTGTAGGTGTTAATATGAAGATACCAAGTCAATGTGCTGGAAATTCTTGCAAACCAGATTTTTGCCTCTTTAATTCTTCAACTGGCCTTTATGAAGATGAGTGTTTCTTTCTCCCAGACAAGGACCAGTTTGTCAGTGACTCTTTGATGTACCTGCAGGCATTACCATCT GTATCCCAATTCTGTGATAAAACGAGCCATAACACTGAGGCGCCTAACCTACAAAACAGTGTGTGTGGATATCGTAGTACATGGGAGGTTGTCAAGAATTCTGTTGACATAAAAAGTACTGCTCCATTAAATAACTTCATTGTCCCCGAACCTTCTTTCACACTCCTGCAGCATAAGGAGAGAGTGATCACATTAGTCCTTGATGTCTCTGGAAGCATGGGAAGT AATTCCCGGTCAGAACGACTGTATCAGGCTGCAGAAGTATTCATTATTCAgatcattgaaaacaatgcttcTGTTGGGCTTGTCGAGTTTTCGAGCTCAGCGTCCATCCTTTCACATTTGGTAAAAATAACTGGTGAAAAAGAGCGTTTGAATTTAAAGGCCCGTATTCCCAAAAAAGCTAGTGGAGGAACGAATGTCTGTCAAGGAATTCGGTCTGGAATTCAG GTTAACGAAAGGTTTGATGGATCAGCAGCTGGCACTGAATTAGTACTACTATCAGATGGAGAAGACAATTATGATACCAATCTTTGTGTTTCTGAAATACTGTCGAAAGGAATAATTCTTCATTTTATAGCTCTGGGACCACAAGCTTCAGAGGCATTGAATTACACTGTACAGAAAACAG GAGGATTATATTTTTCAGCATCAGACAGACTGGATGCTAACGGATTGATTGATGCTTTTAGCTCACTTGTGTCTAGAAACGGAGATACCACTCAACAGGCTATTcag cTTGAAAGCAGAGGTTTGAATTTGGCCAATTCAAATTGTTTGAATGGCACAGTTTTCATTGACAGCACGGTTGGGAACGACACATTCTTTCTGGTTACATGGCAATCTGCAGTCCCAGCTATCACTTTACAAGACCCAACGGGGAGAGTATACAAGGAAACACACTTCAGTACTGACCAAGCTTCCAAATCATCCAGACTACAGATCCCAGGAACTGCTGAG aGAGGACCATGGATTTACAGCCTTTGCAATAAGTTAAGTACAACTCAAAGCATTGGTATAACAGTAAATTCTAAAGCAGCTGATGAACGTATACCACCAGTTACTGTGAAGGCCCACATGGACAAGGACATAAACAATGATGGCAATCCAATGGTTGTTTATGCGTCAGTAAGTCAAGGATTACTGCCTGTAAAAGGAGCAAAAGTCACAGCGATTATTGAGTCAGCAACTGGAAATTTGGAGACCATAGAACTTTTGGACAATGGAGCAg GTGCTGATATCGTAAAGGATGATGGAATCTACACAAGATATTTTACCACTTTCGCTGTAAAAGGAAGATACAGCTTAAAAGTACGAGTTGAAAGTGGCAAGAAAAGTCGCCTGGTGCTGCCAAAGAATCGCGCTCTTTACATACCAGGCTATGTAGAAAATG GTACAATTCATGTGAATCCTTCAAAGCCAGAAATTAACGATGAAGACCTTAATTTGGGAGAATTTAGTAGGACAGCTTCAGGTGGTTCTTTTTTGGTGAATAATGTTGTCTCTGGTAGTCAAGACATATATAAACCTGAAAAAATAACAGACCTGAAGGCAAAGATAGAAGGAAGTGCAGTTGTGTTGTCTTGGACAGCAACTGGTGATGATCTAGATAAAGGAAACG CCGCATTGTATGACTTAAGAATGGACACCGATCCCATAGAGCTCAGAGACAACTTTAACACTACAGTACAAGTTAACATCTCCAGTTTGAAACCACAGCTGTCTGGATCTGCAGAGACATTTACATTTGTACCTCAAAATGTTGTTATAGAAAATGGAATTGTTCTTTATTTTGCCATAGTTGCCATTGATAAAGTTTCTCATCGTTCTGACATATCTAACATAGCACAAGCTGCCCTGGTCATCCCAACCACAACACCAGCCCCAACCACAACACCAGCCCCAACCACAACTACACCAACCAAAACTTCATTGGCTCCCATCACGTCATCCAGTAACAATTCAGGGAAGCTGAACATAACCCATCTGACATTGATAGTATGTTCAGCAGTTATTATAATATGTGTTATTATAAGCATCACAATATGTATTGTGAGCAGACATAAAAAGCCCAGAAAACCAGAAATGAAGCTGTGA